The nucleotide window ATTTAATATAGCACTCGTGGGAGTAGGGTAGGTAAGGGATTATCCCTTACCTACTACCCCACTCCCACGAGTGCTATATTGCTTTTATAAAACAATTCTACCGTCAACAAATTAACATTTCAACACAAAGCTTTGgttagtttttattattataattacattattattaataataatattattattattattattattattaagggtCCATGCCATTCTTCGGGACAATGCAAGCAATATGAAGAAGGCAATGAGGGACCTGGGAGTCTCCAGCCTGGGATGTTTCTCGCACATGATTCAACTCGTGGTGCACGATGGACTGCTGTCCCAGCGAAGTGTGAGCGATGCGCTGGCCAGTGGGAGAAAAATAATTGGGCACTTCAAACATTCCCCATTGGCCACATTAAGACTTGAAACTGTCCAGACGGGACTGGGAATGCCAGTCAAACGTCTGATCCAAGATGTTCCCACCCGCTGGAACTGCACCTTTTATATGACTGCGAGCCTGCTGGAGCAAAAGAGTGCCATCTCACTCTATGCTGCAGACCACCAGCTCCCAGCAACACTGACAGCAAGTGACTGGACCTTGCTGGAGAAAATCAACCCTCTTCTGGCTCCATTTGAAGAGATCACAAAACGGATCAGCttcgccacctccaccacctcagagGTCATCCCCTCAGTCATCGTCCTGAAGCGTCTGTTGGCCAAACAGACCACAGAGGACAGCGGGATAAAAACAATGAAGGCGACACTTCTAGCAGCTATGGGCACAAGATTCCAGACCGTTGAGGCGGAGCCCTTGTACTCTGTTTCAACCATAATGAACCCACGTTACAAAGACAGGTATGTTACTTTAATTGTGAGCTGTATAGTGTAAAGTTTAAACATcttgtgttagtgtgtaatTAAATGCAGTGCTAAATAACAGCATATATGAGCTAACAGCTATATAATGCCATTCTGTTTACTTTGTTACTGCAGATACTTCATAAGTGCAGAGAGCAGCAAGCTTGCAAGAAGTGCACTGACCCAAGAGGTGGAGAAAAATGAGGAGTCATCACTGCAGACAACCACCACCGAGGCAGCAGACCCAGCCAGTAAGACCCCAAGGATGACAGCAGAGCCCAACACAAGCAGCTGCTTTAAGGGGCTGTATGAGGAATTCCTGCAAGAGCATGCTGCTGAACAAGGTGGGGCCAGCAGCACAGTTACACAGGTGCAGATAGAGACATATCTGGCTGAGAAAACAATCCACCGCACAGAGAGCCCATTCGAGTACTGGGGAAAGAATAAAGAATGGTTCCCCTCCCTGGCTACTACAGCTGCAAAGTTTCTCTCCGCTCCCTCCACCAGCGTAGATAGTGAGAGGCTTTTCAGCACAGCTTCTAACATACTTGATGAGAAGAGGAATAGGCTGTCAGGAGATCATGTAGAAACACTAATCTTCCTCAAGAAAAATCTGCCAATGTACCTGAGCTTGAACCCCAAAGACTTGAATCCTCAAAAGTAAACAAGAGTAAACACTACTAGGTGTTGTGTGACAGATCTGTCACTGATTAATGCTATTTGTTCTTACCTCAGATACGTTAAATTAATGCAGCTATCTCTCAAATGTACCTCatatgtatattatttcttattttaataCAATTTAACGTTCTACTTCTTACTGTTGCACTAGTTTTATACACTAGTATTATGTTATAATTTTATGAAAGTTGCACTATTTTGGCATTTGAGAGCCAAAACTCAGGGTTTTTAAGAGTTTGTAATGTATTTTTAATGTAATGtcattttaatgtattttacTTTCTTACTGTTGCACTGTAACTGTTGCACTGTTCACTTCTATTATACATGTTCTAATTTCATGAATGTTGCACTATGTTGGCCTTTGAGAGCCAAAAGTTTATTCAGCTATTGTTGTCACCCATACCAGGTAGGCAATAAAAAGTTCTACTGGATTCACGTTGTATTAGTCTTCCTGCTTCACAAAGGTAGGCAGCAGCTTGACAAAGCCATGATGGCAATGATTTTACATCCAAGTAGTATGCAGCTcttcatatatacacacacacacacatcaatttcAAACAGAGTGGTATCGGtatggtatcggtatcggccgatactgcACAGCCAGGTATCGTTATCGGAGCCAAAAAATGGCATCGGTGCAACACTAGAAATAATGCCTGGCAGCAAAAACTGCCAGGCACTTCGCTCCGGAATGCATATGGAGTTGAATAAGTATCAGCCAAAGAAGAAaactgcaaacaaacaaaccgctGGAGACGCAAACCTCAGCATGGTTGACTCAAGTGAAATGCACAAACTGTTTGCCgaattaaaggagacatattattgtgttttcccaacaagtaaacatagtaatgagttccagaaaacatgtttttgaagctgtttgttgtaaatagctttgaggaaaaaaaatctcgcctaccgctattcccctctgtttcagtcccttcagaatgcgctgtttctggtgtctgtagctttaatgcaaatgagctgttgcccattgaccaatgagcagacggagtgaaccacagcatggaggagaagtgattgttgccgttgcagactcctggagctctatatctatgtaatataatatttttattatataatgtatagatatttatataatattatatctaatatcacggccaaaagctatgtgcgcctcggatgatattatgaatcataaagactgcgtctgacgtctcagtctggtacttcaacaacaagtaaagactcgtagtggtggttatctctgccatgtttgagaagaattgggggaaaggatcTTTGGCCGTCTCTtaagtacaatccctttctccatggaggagaaagggattgtactctgggagctgagctgctggtCTGCTGCAGTGCCGTCCCCACTGGAGctgttcagctcccggagtacacctgCCGGACTGCGGCTGAACTGCCACCGAAGCTCCaacggcagttcagctcccggagtacacctgccggagctgccggactgccatcGGCAGCTCCGGCTGGGAGAGCTCGGCAGCAGTCCGGGCTGAGCTGCCGGGCTACCACCGAGCTCAACCCCCGCccgagctgctcgtccgctggtccacaaattattagtagagctgtcaagcgattaaaatattttatcgtgattaatcgcattattgtcatagttaactcacgattaatcgcaattgaTCACAAATtcttttctatgctaaatatcccttgatttttttgtcccataattcttctcattttaattattttaaaaagagcctatagtgcaattaaacgactgctttgaacaaatgtcatttgaacatagcagtcaggctactgcttctttgttttgagccaaagaaaaaaaaaaaaaaaaattgtatttttttttaaataaaataattgcattaatcgcgcgatacattttttaacgccgttaaaattggtttgcgttaacgccgttaataacgcgtttaactgaaaGCTCTAATtattagctatgctctgattggaggggggttGGGAAGTGAGAGgttatattcaaatgtgcccccttcttacgtaggagggggagccaaaactgactcgctcgtttggaaACTGTAGTACTTACCTACTGTTAAGTTAAATTTGTTGGCACCtctataatattatttatatataataacatggaagccatttgggctgttacaTTGCTCCAGGCAAGCTCTATACTAGATTATCAACGTCATGCCGAAAAAGACCCTGGCTGCAATTTTCACCAAAATTACACTTTAAGTAAAGAGTTCAATGGACTGAAAGAGGAACTGAAAGAGTTTCATCAAGTGACTGAACACGATATTAGAACGATTATCCAAAAAATAGCTGATTTGAGCCAAAAGCTCGATGCGTCAACAATGTGTGTTGATCAGCTGGAGGTCTGGGTGAGTGATTTGGATGATGCCGAGGCTGACAATCAGAAAACCACGAAATGGGTGAAGTCTCGAATTTACGAATTTTGAGAATAGATGGATTATTTGGAGAGTGAAGGGAATGACATCATGGCATTTCTCTATCAGCTGATTAAAGAAATTTGAGTGCCTTGAGAATTGAACATCATTCGTGCCCATCGCACTTATCAAGAACGTAAAAACTTTGTTCGGCCGATTATTGTTGCCTTCCTCAATAACATTTTGCAAGGTGCCTGGGCAAAGAAGGAAGTAATAGTAAGACGCGCGTATTTACTTTGATCACGACTTCACCTTCAAGGTGAGACGTGAAAGATGCCTATAcacag belongs to Gadus morhua chromosome 13, gadMor3.0, whole genome shotgun sequence and includes:
- the LOC115556522 gene encoding zinc finger BED domain-containing protein 4-like; this encodes MKKAMRDLGVSSLGCFSHMIQLVVHDGLLSQRSVSDALASGRKIIGHFKHSPLATLRLETVQTGLGMPVKRLIQDVPTRWNCTFYMTASLLEQKSAISLYAADHQLPATLTASDWTLLEKINPLLAPFEEITKRISFATSTTSEVIPSVIVLKRLLAKQTTEDSGIKTMKATLLAAMGTRFQTVEAEPLYSVSTIMNPRYKDRYFISAESSKLARSALTQEVEKNEESSLQTTTTEAADPASKTPRMTAEPNTSSCFKGLYEEFLQEHAAEQGGASSTVTQVQIETYLAEKTIHRTESPFEYWGKNKEWFPSLATTAAKFLSAPSTSVDSERLFSTASNILDEKRNRLSGDHVETLIFLKKNLPMYLSLNPKDLNPQK